In Dermacentor silvarum isolate Dsil-2018 chromosome 2, BIME_Dsil_1.4, whole genome shotgun sequence, the following proteins share a genomic window:
- the LOC119441679 gene encoding uncharacterized protein LOC119441679, translated as MRTTVILLFIAGFVALSASSEVFSDDNSSEEADGKTAVDLFRDELETLCSELESTSSEEKEEEAEEYFFGKLFKRVKGAADGNRNSTGRGRGRGRGRGRGSRRSDGEGEGRNSSKGRDFFRKVSWKKEGSRQFLIGLRRSLQEGRITEKVFGEKGGLWKWRCIQR; from the exons ATGCGAACAACTGTTATCCTGTTATTTATTGCGGGCTTCGTTGCCTTATCAG CATCAAGCGAGGTCTTCAGTGACGATAATTCCTCAGAGGAAGCAGACGGGAAGACTGCCGTTGATTTGTTCCGAGATGAACTTGAAACACTCTGCAGTGAATTGGAGTCAACAAGTtctgaagaaaaagaagaagag GCAGAGGAGTACTTTTTTGGTAAGCTGTTCAAGCGTGTAAAAGGTGCTGCTGACGGAAATAGAAACAGTACGGGCCGTGGGCGAGGAAGAGGTCGAGGTCGCGGCCGTGGCTCTCGGCGTTCTGACGGTGAAGGCGAAGGACGCAACTCCTCAAAAG GTCGCGACTTCTTCAGGAAAGTTTCTTGGAAAAAAGAAGGGAGCCGGCAATTTCTCATCGGACTTCGACGGAGCCTCCAAGAAGGAAGAATTACTGAGAAAGTTTTTGGGGAAAAAGGTGGGCTCTGGAAGTGGCGATGCATCCAACGGTAG